A window of Macaca mulatta isolate MMU2019108-1 chromosome 7, T2T-MMU8v2.0, whole genome shotgun sequence genomic DNA:
AGACACATTAACATAAATATGGCACAAAATATGCCTCTAACTGAAACCGAGAGGTATAAAAACGTAGTTCACTCTTTGTAAAGAACTTTGTGAGGAAACATAACTCTGTGATTGTATAGACACTTTTCCTCATAATACTTTGACCTTCACAAACAGTAGACTGCACTGCAGTtcgtaaacattttaaattgcatAAACTTCCCCTTGATTTTCAAATGTAGTATAATACTGTCCACTAAAACTGCTTTTTGTTTCAACTAATTACTCTCACATATATTGGTTTATAATAATGGTCATTATTAAAGTGTTTTTCAttcaaagaaaagaagcaaattccTGTGTCAGATTAACCAATGTGGTTGAAGAATAGGTATTAGCCAGAGGACTAGATGGTAAAATCAATCTTCTAGCCTCAAAGAAGCTCCATGAACATAGAGGGATGCCAGGTGTCATGCAGCTTTCCTTCACTCGAATTCATTCTTGACTAGAGCCTGTATGCCTGTTCCAGGGACATTTAAACTCTGAAAGGATTTCTTATGATCTTCACTAAATACATTAAGAAGAATGCCACGCAGTGCCCTTTTGTGTACTGGGATATGTTGTCATGTGATTAAAACAGGTAACATGAACTCAGACTTTAAAATGTCTTGTGGATGTGAAGGCTCTAAGCTAGAAAAGATTTTCCACATCCATAGTCAATGATGGGAGCCTttcattcctcagaaataatcccTTTTAGGTCACTGAGAAAGAGTCCAACTGCTGCAGCTCATGCTGCGATATCTTCAGGAGCCCAGAGCGCGTACAAATCCTAAGGGAACTACCATAGTACTGCGCTCATTCCTGGCACCAGAACAAATGAAACACACTCTATCCTGCACACACCTGCCAGAGCAGGccactttcctcttctgtgagatTTAAAAAGCTCCCCAAAATATTATTACTCCCATCCCCAATACACAGAAAATAGGGGGAAAGCTGTTTCCAGTTCTCGGCCTATAAACAACTCTAAATGTCAGTGCTCACAGGGGCATATTACAAAGTAAGAAACAGTGCGCATTTGAGGGCAAACCACATATTGAGCTAATGAAGAGCTCACTGTGATTAGGATTCCATCAAACATAATAGCAGAACACAAGCGAATTTTATCTGAATTCTGTAAAGAAGATACATGCtgcaataacattaaaaaaagcaTGGCAGCCTATTCCAAACCAGCAAGAATAGTTTTGTGCAAATAGTGGGTCTTTGTGTGTTTGAACTCCCACCACCTGAGGGCAAACTCGATATGCACGCTCAAGATCTACAATtatcaaagtaaaaacaaaaatgctaaagGATGCCACAGTGAACATTAGGGAAAGAGCCACTCTCCCttaactttttataaataaatttaaactgtaaattagaaacacaaataaacatgAGGGGCTGTAACATTCAAATGAGGTAAATGAATTGTGCAGGGGATTAACCCCATAacttttcgttgttgttgttgttgttgttttcaatttCTTGACCAGCTCTCAGATGATGACGATGTTGATCTCCCTGTTCTCTGCTGTCCGGTAAAAGAAAGGGACGCAGGGTTTGCTGGCCAAGCCTGGGTGCTCCTGGGTGTCCTGCATTACAGGAAGCAGCTGCACGATCTTCTCTGCGGTGGGGTTGCCACGGGGAGAaccctccctggcctctcccGCTGCAGGCTCCACGCTGTCGGCCAGGCTCACCTCACAAAGATCTtcggagagagggaggcaggggtcTGAGCACAGTGCGAGCCTCCCCTGCTCCTGCCTGCCCACCCCGCCTGAGGGCTCTACTCACCACCCTGCTCCTCCGCAGCTCCAAGCTCCTGGGGGGCTGGGGCCCCTGGAGCGGGCTCATCACCACGGTTCTGGGCAGCGGGGGGGAATTTGTCATGCCCCTCGTGGTTGCACACAAGCGGCAACACCAGCTTCTGCAGCTCCAGCAGCTTCACCTGCAAGGAGGGGTGCTCAGCTGCCACGCCTGAGCTGGCTTCACATCCcacgcccacccccacccctgcagaGACGTTGCACGCCCTCTACCTTCATCTCCTCGTTCTGAGCCAGACCCATGACGTCCTCCTTCTCCTGGTGCCGAGTGTTTGGCACTGCCCCCTGGCTCTCATATTCGGTGATGTAGTCTCCTGCGAGAGGACAGGGCTCAGACACTGGGGCCCCTCCGACGGCCCTGCAGCTCCCCCTGCCATGCCCTGGCCTCCTGCTCACTCATGCCCTCTGTCGCTCCAGAGAGCTGGATGAATCCAAGCTCTAGTCTTTCCACCTGCTCCTTCCTGTCCGCCTTCTCCTTTGGGAGGTCCATAAAGCTGCTCTGGAGCCAAAATAATGGGGTCACACCTCGGGAGTGACCTATACTGCCCCGCCCCCACTTTTCTTGGCCCACGCCAGGAGGCACTCATCTTCAGCTTCTCCATGGCCCCCTGCAGGGCCCGGTAGCTCTCCCCACACACAAACTCATCCCCAGTCCCTGGGGCGGGGCCCATGCCTCTGGCTCCTTCCAGGGACCACAGAGGAAGGTGGCAAAGTGGAGCAGGGACAGTCAGACTCACCATGGCCTCCTGGCACTCCAGGTCCTCTGGCATGTGTGGCATGGGCCGAGGTGCCTCCTCCTCCTCGCTGTCTCGATGTCCTCCTTCATCTCCTGTGGGGAGGTGGCCAGAGGGGTGTTCAGACAACCCAACAAGGGAGGTACTGTGGGcccacctctccccaccctcACTGTGTAACCCTGAGACAGCCCCTCCCCAGAGGGGAAGGAGctgctgttctttatttttccttttaagaaccaagatcttgctatattgcccaggcacaGTCCTGCTACCACTTGGTGCCGGAGTTCTGAACTGCTCCCTTTCTGATCTGGGCCAGTTCACTcatccttaggcaacctggtggccCCCTGCTCCCAGGTGGCCACCATATTCATGCCGAGCTTAGTGCAGACACCCGGTCGGCATAATGACCAGCTGTTCTAAAGGTCTCTTCCAACCCCTCAATCCTGTGCTGCTGACAGTGCCCCCTTCCTCGTGgggctctctcctcttcccctgaGTGGTCTCCTGTACCTTCTCCAGGGAGAGCCATGAGGCTCAAGTGGGCCTCTAGCTGTTGGTTCCACTGGCTGGCAGCTTCTAGGTGCTCCTAAGGGGACgggaaacagagtgagaaggCACAGAGGTTGCCAGGTTGTCCCCCTCGGGGCCCTGTCCTCAGCAACTCCCTCCCCTGGGTCTCCTGCAGGTTTGGCAGGCCATCTCAGCCACCGCTTTGCCCCGAGCTTCCTGCTGCCGCAGCTGGTCCATGAGCTGGGTCTGCAGCAGTAACTCCCTGTGCAGCGCCTCCTTCTCGGAGGTCAGCTGCTGATAGGTGGCCACGTACTGCTGCGGGTGACCCAGGTATTAGTCTCGCTGCTGCTGCAGACTCTGAGACTCTTGGCTCTTCAGCTCCAGCTGCAGGAAGACCCTGGGCATGAGGGCACGTGGTGGCTGGCTTCCAGATTCTGGGACCATTAATAGGGTAGTGAGAGCACTGTGGGGCTCTGTCACCTGCCTGGGCCCCTGGCCCCTGGCTCCAGGCCTAAGAAACTTCCTCCCTTGCCTAGAACCCCATGCCTCCTTCCCCAGTCTCAAATCACATGTCCTCCTTCCCACCATTTAAACTgcaggccacagactggtggaAAAGCAGAGGGAGCCAACCACCATCTGCTAAGTGTGCTACAAGCCTAATGCTTTCCAtgtattctctcatttaatcctcagcacCTCTGCAAGCAAAATGCTAACTTCCTTTTCAAGTTAAACaaacagagactcagagatgAAAAATAGCTGAACCAGTGGAACTGAGGCCAGAATCCAGGTTGAATCTAaggaggcttttttgttttgttttgggacagAGTGTCATTctgtggccaaggctggagtgcagtggtgcaatttcagctcactgcaaccttcacctcccgtgctcaagtgattctcatacctcagcctcctgagtagctgggattacaagcatgcgccaccatgcgtagctaactttttttgttgtaattttagtagagatgaggtttagccatgttggccaggctggtctcaaactcctgacctcaagcgtttctcctgcctcagcctcccaaagtgctgggattacaggcgtgagctactgcccCTGGCATAAGGAACCTCTTATACCAGTCTCTTCCCCTATGATTGGGGGACTCCATGCCTCTAGCTGGGATTATAATGTCCAGACCTGGGAGGAGCCCAGGGCTACCCACCTCTAAAAGTCAGAGGGCAGGAAGCAAGAAACAGTTATAGGGCTGCTCTGGAGGGGGCTGGGGTCACCTTCCCTCCAGCTAGAGCTGCCTTTGGCCTGGcatctcccctccccagaggctgGTGCCCGCCTCCCAGCCCTTCTTGGATGGGGCAGAGGTTACCATCTCCTTCACCTCACTCAGCTTCTCCTGCAGCTCCTTTACTCGCTGCTCCAACTGCAGAGTGCTCTTGTCCTCGTTGTTCTGGACAGAGAGAAGCAATCAGTGGCCATCCACTGCAGCTGGAGAACCCTGAACTTGGTGTCTGTCTCCCATGTCACGGGGAAGGGTGGAGGCAGGTTAGAAAAATCATCCCCTCCCCCACAGCCATCAGAGCAGGGCCTGATGAGCTCTGGCTCACAGGTGCCTTTAGAAGTACCATCTCATGTGAGGGCTACACTGCCCCATTTTAGAGGTGGGGAAACAAAGGCCTGGAGGGCTAGGGATGAGGGCAGCCTCCCCAGGTGGGGCAACCCACCAGATCCTCGAAGCCGCACTGTGGCTCGGCCAGCTGCTTGTCGAGCTTGTGGTTCTGGGAAAGCGTAAGCCTCTCCTCCTGCTTTCGTAGCCTCTCCTCCTGCTTTCGCAGcctctcttcctgcttttgaAGCCTCTCCTCCTGCTTTTGTAGCCTCTCCTCCTGCTTTCGCAGTCTCTCTTCCTGCTTTCGCAGCCTCTCACCCTGATCCCTAAGCCTCTCCTTTTGCTCACGCAGACTCTCCTGCTCCCacagcctcctctcctcctgctcccggagcctctcctcctgctcctgaaGCCTCTCTTTTTGCTCCTTGCTCAGGAGACTCAAGGCCTGGTTGTTTTCCACCTGGAATTGCAGTTTTTCCACCAAACTCTCCACCTCCTTCCTCAGGTGTTTGGCCTCATCTTGTAGCTGCTCCACCTCAGAGGGCCCTGCTGGGGGCGCCGAGGATGAGGGCTCAGCTGAGAAAGGAAGCAGACAATAAGGGCCTCTGGATtcctcttcccaccccctcccccctgaaaaaaataaagaaaaaaaaaagaaacaaccctcCTCTTGATTCACAGCTCCTCTCAGGCTTCCCAAGCTTGGCCTCGCTGCTAATGATTCCTCGCACCTGATGGTGCCCATTTCCAAGCCACTTTCAGATAGAGAGCACTGTGGGTGGCTGACAATGGGCACTCCTCCCTCTTTGCTGATGGGGACCCTGAGCTCATGGAGATGACAAGACTTGCTGACTCCTGGCACAGACCACTTTCCCACTGCCTCAAAGCCCTTCCATTCACCCACCTCCCTGGGGCATCCTAAGCCACCCCACAGCCCTCTGATGCCAGTCCTGCTCCCAGGTCACACCAGCCCCACCTTACCTATCTGGTGTTTGAGTTCGGACAAGGTCCTCTCCAGCTCCTGTATCCGATATGTGTCACGCATCTTCTCCTCCTTCAATGTGCGAGCCTGCCCAAAGCACAGGGGGAAAGGGTCCTGGAGAGGGGGCTGGTGGCTGGACAGGCTACCATCTTCctctctgcccccacctccacaaAGCCCAGACCCACGACCACCTCTGGCTGTactagtcccattttacagatgcccAGAAAGACCCAGTGACCCATCTAAGGTGGGGGCTGAAGGGCCAGGTCTCACCTCCACCGACATTTTCCGCATCCTCTCCTGCCACCGGGCCCTCTCTCCTTTTATATGTTGGGCATATTCGTCTCTCTGCAGCTGGACTTGTTTCAATGACTCTGTCACCTGCAGGAATGGGCACAGAAGTGAGGAAGGGCTGTCACTGGTCCTCACCTGCTCCTGGTCCCCTGGGGTCATCTTCCCTCCACATCCCTCCCTCTGCAAAGCCTCACCTGTGTCACGTGTGCGTTCAGCAGCGCCCGCTCCTTTAAGGTCTGCCGGAACTGCCGCTGGAGGACGGCTTCACTGCGGCTCGAGGACTGGATGGTGAACAGTGAGAAGTTTTGATCTGGGGAGCCCGGGCAGTGCCCCTCAAAAGGGTTATCGCTAGGCTCAATATACAACTCAGTCAGTAAAGATCAAGGCATTTCCAAGCCCGTGGTCTGGTTTTTAGAAGAACTCAGTAAAGTTGGAAGGGACAGGGAAAGAGATCGAATTTACTGCTGGCTAACGGAGGCCCAGAGAGATCAGATCATATTACAattgttattactgttattactaCCACTCTTTGAACCTGAATGGAGTGCTTCACCAGGTACCATGCTAAcaatcccatttaatcctcacaaccaccataTGAGACATTTACTAGGGTAACCTCTATTGCGTAGATGAAAAACATGGAGTATTCGAGGTTAAGTGCTTGCCTAAGATCAATTAgacagagctgggacttgaacacCCAGGTCTATCCGATTCTCTAAGCCCATTTTTTCTTGCTAGGTGTGGGGGCACAGATAGAGGGGGGAAAATTAATCTTTTGTTCACTTTTTGAAAGGATGATACATTCGCATCATCCAAAACTCAGAAGGTACAGAAGGGAAGTGTCTCCCAGCCGCCCTGTTACTCTCTCCTGAGTTTTTTATGAACACTTGCAGACATGTTTTATGTATaatagtacacacacacacacacacacacacacacatctttccTCTCTCTACAGAAATGGTGACATACTAAAGGTACTCTTCTGTACCTTCACAGTACAAGTATCCGATACCCCACCTGGGACTTGGCCAAGGCCACAGCCAGGTAAGGGCAGGGCAGACACTTGGCCTCTGAGCTCTGTGTCCAGTGTTTGCTCCCCACAGTGCCCCCAACTCACCCACAGCAGCTGACTCAGCCCCAGGCTGCCTCTAACAACCACACACAAAAGCAGCGAGAAATGAGCATGCTGCCTTCTGGGCAGGACACTGCATCCTGCAGAAGGGACCTTTAGGCTCACTCCTGCATCTGGGAAGCCAGGCTGCCAGGGGACGGGGCAGCTGGTTGGACTCACCCTGTCCTCTTCCCGCTGCTGTGTACACACAGCAGAGAGAGCCCGCTCCAATTCCTGAATACGCTGTAAGGAGGATTGCAGGCGGCCGGCCAGATCCTTGGACTCTTCTGTAATGACAGAGGTTGAGATGGGGCCCAAAGGAGTCCCCCTAAAGACCTGTCTAAGTGCCAGGGTGAAGGATGATGGGGTGCCCACGTTCTCACCTTCGAAGTGTCTGGCGGCACGTTTAGTATGGTAAAGGGTGGTCTTCAAGTCTGCCTTTTCCAATGTGAGGATGTTGATTGTCTGGAATTGAACGTTTGGGAGAAAAGCCAAGCAAGTGCTGAAAGAGACGGAAAGACACA
This region includes:
- the LOC114679447 gene encoding golgin subfamily A member 6C-like isoform X3; the encoded protein is MLAPGPPFPTTHPPTPEVQRNLVPATVNPDVMIFLPTLFDVLELAAVFGQTCKSGPWGCRRKEAPGCESSRWTLALSGSEFLGKSVVLELRIHSSALRHCLWKPWDKVKLKEYQQRSSPGVPAGAKTKKKTTGRSPETTTSGGCHSPGDSRYQELEVALDSSSATINQLNENIESLKQQKKQVEHQLEEEKKANNDIHKAQTEQLETINILTLEKADLKTTLYHTKRAARHFEEESKDLAGRLQSSLQRIQELERALSAVCTQQREEDRSSSRSEAVLQRQFRQTLKERALLNAHVTQVTESLKQVQLQRDEYAQHIKGERARWQERMRKMSVEARTLKEEKMRDTYRIQELERTLSELKHQIAEPSSSAPPAGPSEVEQLQDEAKHLRKEVESLVEKLQFQVENNQALSLLSKEQKERLQEQEERLREQEERRLWEQESLREQKERLRDQGERLRKQEERLRKQEERLQKQEERLQKQEERLRKQEERLRKQEERLTLSQNHKLDKQLAEPQCGFEDLNNEDKSTLQLEQRVKELQEKLSEEHLEAASQWNQQLEAHLSLMALPGEGDEGGHRDSEEEEAPRPMPHMPEDLECQEAMSSFMDLPKEKADRKEQVERLELGFIQLSGATEGMRDYITEYESQGAVPNTRHQEKEDVMGLAQNEEMKVKLLELQKLVLPLVCNHEGHDKFPPAAQNRGDEPAPGAPAPQELGAAEEQGDLCEVSLADSVEPAAGEAREGSPRGNPTAEKIVQLLPVMQDTQEHPGLASKPCVPFFYRTAENREINIVII
- the LOC114679447 gene encoding golgin subfamily A member 6C-like isoform X6, with the protein product MLAPGPPFPTTHPPTPEVQRNLVPATVNPDVMIFLPTLFDVLELAAVFGQTCKSGPWGCRRKEAPGCESSRWTLALSGSEFLGKSVVLELRIHSSALRHCLWKPWDKLKEYQQRSSPGVPAGAKTKKKTTGRSPETTTSGGCHSPGDKQQKKQVEHQLEEEKKANNDIHKAQTEQLETINILTLEKADLKTTLYHTKRAARHFEEESKDLAGRLQSSLQRIQELERALSAVCTQQREEDRSSSRSEAVLQRQFRQTLKERALLNAHVTQVTESLKQVQLQRDEYAQHIKGERARWQERMRKMSVEARTLKEEKMRDTYRIQELERTLSELKHQIAEPSSSAPPAGPSEVEQLQDEAKHLRKEVESLVEKLQFQVENNQALSLLSKEQKERLQEQEERLREQEERRLWEQESLREQKERLRDQGERLRKQEERLRKQEERLQKQEERLQKQEERLRKQEERLRKQEERLTLSQNHKLDKQLAEPQCGFEDLNNEDKSTLQLEQRVKELQEKLSEVKEMEHLEAASQWNQQLEAHLSLMALPGEGDEGGHRDSEEEEAPRPMPHMPEDLECQEAMSSFMDLPKEKADRKEQVERLELGFIQLSGATEGMRDYITEYESQGAVPNTRHQEKEDVMGLAQNEEMKVKLLELQKLVLPLVCNHEGHDKFPPAAQNRGDEPAPGAPAPQELGAAEEQGDLCEVSLADSVEPAAGEAREGSPRGNPTAEKIVQLLPVMQDTQEHPGLASKPCVPFFYRTAENREINIVII
- the LOC114679447 gene encoding golgin subfamily A member 6C-like isoform X12; the protein is MIFLPTLFDVLELAAVFGQLKEYQQRSSPGVPAGAKTKKKTTGRSPETTTSGGCHSPGDSRYQELEVALDSSSATINQLNENIESLKQQKKQVEHQLEEEKKANNDIHKAQTEQLETINILTLEKADLKTTLYHTKRAARHFEEESKDLAGRLQSSLQRIQELERALSAVCTQQREEDRSSSRSEAVLQRQFRQTLKERALLNAHVTQVTESLKQVQLQRDEYAQHIKGERARWQERMRKMSVEARTLKEEKMRDTYRIQELERTLSELKHQIAEPSSSAPPAGPSEVEQLQDEAKHLRKEVESLVEKLQFQVENNQALSLLSKEQKERLQEQEERLREQEERRLWEQESLREQKERLRDQGERLRKQEERLRKQEERLQKQEERLQKQEERLRKQEERLRKQEERLTLSQNHKLDKQLAEPQCGFEDLNNEDKSTLQLEQRVKELQEKLSEVKEMEHLEAASQWNQQLEAHLSLMALPGEGDEGGHRDSEEEEAPRPMPHMPEDLECQEAMSSFMDLPKEKADRKEQVERLELGFIQLSGATEGMRDYITEYESQGAVPNTRHQEKEDVMGLAQNEEMKVKLLELQKLVLPLVCNHEGHDKFPPAAQNRGDEPAPGAPAPQELGAAEEQGDLCEVSLADSVEPAAGEAREGSPRGNPTAEKIVQLLPVMQDTQEHPGLASKPCVPFFYRTAENREINIVII
- the LOC114679447 gene encoding golgin subfamily A member 6C-like isoform X8, yielding MIFLPTLFDVLELAAVFGQTCKSGPWGCRRKEAPGCESSRWTLALSGSEFLGKSVVLELRIHSSALRHCLWKPWDKLKEYQQRSSPGVPAGAKTKKKTTGRSPETTTSGGCHSPGDSRYQELEVALDSSSATINQLNENIESLKQQKKQVEHQLEEEKKANNDIHKAQTEQLETINILTLEKADLKTTLYHTKRAARHFEEESKDLAGRLQSSLQRIQELERALSAVCTQQREEDRSSSRSEAVLQRQFRQTLKERALLNAHVTQVTESLKQVQLQRDEYAQHIKGERARWQERMRKMSVEARTLKEEKMRDTYRIQELERTLSELKHQIAEPSSSAPPAGPSEVEQLQDEAKHLRKEVESLVEKLQFQVENNQALSLLSKEQKERLQEQEERLREQEERRLWEQESLREQKERLRDQGERLRKQEERLRKQEERLQKQEERLQKQEERLRKQEERLRKQEERLTLSQNHKLDKQLAEPQCGFEDLNNEDKSTLQLEQRVKELQEKLSEVKEMEHLEAASQWNQQLEAHLSLMALPGEGDEGGHRDSEEEEAPRPMPHMPEDLECQEAMSSFMDLPKEKADRKEQVERLELGFIQLSGATEGMRDYITEYESQGAVPNTRHQEKEDVMGLAQNEEMKVKLLELQKLVLPLVCNHEGHDKFPPAAQNRGDEPAPGAPAPQELGAAEEQGDLCEVSLADSVEPAAGEAREGSPRGNPTAEKIVQLLPVMQDTQEHPGLASKPCVPFFYRTAENREINIVII
- the LOC114679447 gene encoding golgin subfamily A member 6C-like isoform X4 produces the protein MLAPGPPFPTTHPPTPEVQRNLVPATVNPDVMIFLPTLFDVLELAAVFGQTCKSGPWGCRRKEAPGCESSRWTLALSGSEFLGKSVVLELRIHSSALRHCLWKPWDKLKEYQQRSSPGVPAGAKTKKKTTGRSPETTTSGGCHSPGDSRYQELEVALDSSSATINQLNENIESLKQQKKQVEHQLEEEKKANNDIHKAQTEQLETINILTLEKADLKTTLYHTKRAARHFEEESKDLAGRLQSSLQRIQELERALSAVCTQQREEDRSSSRSEAVLQRQFRQTLKERALLNAHVTQVTESLKQVQLQRDEYAQHIKGERARWQERMRKMSVEARTLKEEKMRDTYRIQELERTLSELKHQIAEPSSSAPPAGPSEVEQLQDEAKHLRKEVESLVEKLQFQVENNQALSLLSKEQKERLQEQEERLREQEERRLWEQESLREQKERLRDQGERLRKQEERLRKQEERLQKQEERLQKQEERLRKQEERLRKQEERLTLSQNHKLDKQLAEPQCGFEDLNNEDKSTLQLEQRVKELQEKLSEEHLEAASQWNQQLEAHLSLMALPGEGDEGGHRDSEEEEAPRPMPHMPEDLECQEAMSSFMDLPKEKADRKEQVERLELGFIQLSGATEGMRDYITEYESQGAVPNTRHQEKEDVMGLAQNEEMKVKLLELQKLVLPLVCNHEGHDKFPPAAQNRGDEPAPGAPAPQELGAAEEQGDLCEVSLADSVEPAAGEAREGSPRGNPTAEKIVQLLPVMQDTQEHPGLASKPCVPFFYRTAENREINIVII
- the LOC114679447 gene encoding golgin subfamily A member 6C-like isoform X10, which gives rise to MLAPGPPFPTTHPPTPEVQRNLVPATVNPDVMIFLPTLFDVLELAAVFGQLKEYQQRSSPGVPAGAKTKKKTTGRSPETTTSGGCHSPGDSRYQELEVALDSSSATINQLNENIESLKQQKKQVEHQLEEEKKANNDIHKAQTEQLETINILTLEKADLKTTLYHTKRAARHFEEESKDLAGRLQSSLQRIQELERALSAVCTQQREEDRSSSRSEAVLQRQFRQTLKERALLNAHVTQVTESLKQVQLQRDEYAQHIKGERARWQERMRKMSVEARTLKEEKMRDTYRIQELERTLSELKHQIAEPSSSAPPAGPSEVEQLQDEAKHLRKEVESLVEKLQFQVENNQALSLLSKEQKERLQEQEERLREQEERRLWEQESLREQKERLRDQGERLRKQEERLRKQEERLQKQEERLQKQEERLRKQEERLRKQEERLTLSQNHKLDKQLAEPQCGFEDLNNEDKSTLQLEQRVKELQEKLSEEHLEAASQWNQQLEAHLSLMALPGEGDEGGHRDSEEEEAPRPMPHMPEDLECQEAMSSFMDLPKEKADRKEQVERLELGFIQLSGATEGMRDYITEYESQGAVPNTRHQEKEDVMGLAQNEEMKVKLLELQKLVLPLVCNHEGHDKFPPAAQNRGDEPAPGAPAPQELGAAEEQGDLCEVSLADSVEPAAGEAREGSPRGNPTAEKIVQLLPVMQDTQEHPGLASKPCVPFFYRTAENREINIVII
- the LOC114679447 gene encoding golgin subfamily A member 6C-like isoform X1, encoding MLAPGPPFPTTHPPTPEVQRNLVPATVNPDVMIFLPTLFDVLELAAVFGQTCKSGPWGCRRKEAPGCESSRWTLALSGSEFLGKSVVLELRIHSSALRHCLWKPWDKVKLKEYQQRSSPGVPAGAKTKKKTTGRSPETTTSGGCHSPGDSRYQELEVALDSSSATINQLNENIESLKQQKKQVEHQLEEEKKANNDIHKAQTEQLETINILTLEKADLKTTLYHTKRAARHFEEESKDLAGRLQSSLQRIQELERALSAVCTQQREEDRSSSRSEAVLQRQFRQTLKERALLNAHVTQVTESLKQVQLQRDEYAQHIKGERARWQERMRKMSVEARTLKEEKMRDTYRIQELERTLSELKHQIAEPSSSAPPAGPSEVEQLQDEAKHLRKEVESLVEKLQFQVENNQALSLLSKEQKERLQEQEERLREQEERRLWEQESLREQKERLRDQGERLRKQEERLRKQEERLQKQEERLQKQEERLRKQEERLRKQEERLTLSQNHKLDKQLAEPQCGFEDLNNEDKSTLQLEQRVKELQEKLSEVKEMEHLEAASQWNQQLEAHLSLMALPGEGDEGGHRDSEEEEAPRPMPHMPEDLECQEAMSSFMDLPKEKADRKEQVERLELGFIQLSGATEGMRDYITEYESQGAVPNTRHQEKEDVMGLAQNEEMKVKLLELQKLVLPLVCNHEGHDKFPPAAQNRGDEPAPGAPAPQELGAAEEQGDLCEVSLADSVEPAAGEAREGSPRGNPTAEKIVQLLPVMQDTQEHPGLASKPCVPFFYRTAENREINIVII
- the LOC114679447 gene encoding golgin subfamily A member 6C-like isoform X7 codes for the protein MIFLPTLFDVLELAAVFGQTCKSGPWGCRRKEAPGCESSRWTLALSGSEFLGKSVVLELRIHSSALRHCLWKPWDKVKLKEYQQRSSPGVPAGAKTKKKTTGRSPETTTSGGCHSPGDSRYQELEVALDSSSATINQLNENIESLKQQKKQVEHQLEEEKKANNDIHKAQTEQLETINILTLEKADLKTTLYHTKRAARHFEEESKDLAGRLQSSLQRIQELERALSAVCTQQREEDRSSSRSEAVLQRQFRQTLKERALLNAHVTQVTESLKQVQLQRDEYAQHIKGERARWQERMRKMSVEARTLKEEKMRDTYRIQELERTLSELKHQIAEPSSSAPPAGPSEVEQLQDEAKHLRKEVESLVEKLQFQVENNQALSLLSKEQKERLQEQEERLREQEERRLWEQESLREQKERLRDQGERLRKQEERLRKQEERLQKQEERLQKQEERLRKQEERLRKQEERLTLSQNHKLDKQLAEPQCGFEDLNNEDKSTLQLEQRVKELQEKLSEVKEMEHLEAASQWNQQLEAHLSLMALPGEGDEGGHRDSEEEEAPRPMPHMPEDLECQEAMSSFMDLPKEKADRKEQVERLELGFIQLSGATEGMRDYITEYESQGAVPNTRHQEKEDVMGLAQNEEMKVKLLELQKLVLPLVCNHEGHDKFPPAAQNRGDEPAPGAPAPQELGAAEEQGDLCEVSLADSVEPAAGEAREGSPRGNPTAEKIVQLLPVMQDTQEHPGLASKPCVPFFYRTAENREINIVII
- the LOC114679447 gene encoding golgin subfamily A member 6C-like isoform X11, translating into MWPQPCLPPHPAMLEETQERKLAAAKKKLKEYQQRSSPGVPAGAKTKKKTTGRSPETTTSGGCHSPGDSRYQELEVALDSSSATINQLNENIESLKQQKKQVEHQLEEEKKANNDIHKAQTEQLETINILTLEKADLKTTLYHTKRAARHFEEESKDLAGRLQSSLQRIQELERALSAVCTQQREEDRSSSRSEAVLQRQFRQTLKERALLNAHVTQVTESLKQVQLQRDEYAQHIKGERARWQERMRKMSVEARTLKEEKMRDTYRIQELERTLSELKHQIAEPSSSAPPAGPSEVEQLQDEAKHLRKEVESLVEKLQFQVENNQALSLLSKEQKERLQEQEERLREQEERRLWEQESLREQKERLRDQGERLRKQEERLRKQEERLQKQEERLQKQEERLRKQEERLRKQEERLTLSQNHKLDKQLAEPQCGFEDLNNEDKSTLQLEQRVKELQEKLSEEHLEAASQWNQQLEAHLSLMALPGEGDEGGHRDSEEEEAPRPMPHMPEDLECQEAMSSFMDLPKEKADRKEQVERLELGFIQLSGATEGMRDYITEYESQGAVPNTRHQEKEDVMGLAQNEEMKVKLLELQKLVLPLVCNHEGHDKFPPAAQNRGDEPAPGAPAPQELGAAEEQGDLCEVSLADSVEPAAGEAREGSPRGNPTAEKIVQLLPVMQDTQEHPGLASKPCVPFFYRTAENREINIVII